The Anaerolineales bacterium region CCCGGCCATATAGTCCAGGATCATCTGCTCGTAGATGATCTCCCAGCGCGTGTCGAACGATACGGCGACGGTGTTCGTGTCCGACCAGCCGTATTCGCCCACGGTGTCCATATCCTTGCCCACGAACCAGACGCCCTTCGCCACGGCAACGTCCAGTGTGGAGCCCGAGTCGGTCTGCTGGGTCAGGACATCGACGTTGTAGGTATCAACCAGCGTCTCGGCTATGGCCTGCTCGTCGGCGGGCAGGAACCAGTTGCCAGCGTACTTGACGTACACGTTGATATCCTTGTTGAGGATCGCTGCCGCATCCTGCACGCCAAGGATAAAGCCGGCCTGGCGCCGGATCACCTGAACGCACGGGAAGGCGGAGGTGATGCCGATGTTGCCTGTCTCGGTCAGAGCCCCGGCGATGAGCCCTTCCAGGTACAGGGCCTGATACTGCTTGGGGAAGAACCGGATGAAATTCGGCTTGGTCGTCAGGTCGCTGGCAATGACGGACCCGAAGTACACGTCGGGGTATTTGTCGGCGATGTCCTTCAAGGGCATTC contains the following coding sequences:
- a CDS encoding BMP family ABC transporter substrate-binding protein, with amino-acid sequence MKPKKSFVLVALLVVASMLLGACAPATPTAAPPPPPAEPPTAAPAQPTAAVAEPTQEPMKITLAIEHFSPIAGTTWSGAHDRAAKRIAEKYPNVTYVYRENVAPDQVNPFAEELIASGANIVIGNAEFIGMPLKDIADKYPDVYFGSVIASDLTTKPNFIRFFPKQYQALYLEGLIAGALTETGNIGITSAFPCVQVIRRQAGFILGVQDAAAILNKDINVYVKYAGNWFLPADEQAIAETLVDTYNVDVLTQQTDSGSTLDVAVAKGVWFVGKDMDTVGEYGWSDTNTVAVSFDTRWEIIYEQMILDYMAG